The Syntrophorhabdales bacterium genomic sequence CGGCGGTGGACGTCTATCCGAAAGAATAAACAGGCACCTGGCGCAGGCTGCCGAGCGACTGGGCATAGCGATGGCCGTGGGCTCGCAGAAAGCGATGCTTGAAGGCAGTACCCCGTCAGATTCTTACCTGGTGCGGAAATATGCGCCGTCTATTCCCCTTATGGCCAATCTCGCGCTTGCCCACGTGAAGAAGGGAAGGGATTATCTGCTGCGCGCCGTCGAATCGATAGGAGCCGACGCCATCATCCTTTATGTGAATCCGCTGCAGGAAATAGTGCAGAAGGGTGGGGATCCCGATTACACCGGCGTCCTGGAAGAATGTGACGCGCTCCTTAAGAACTTCCCCTACCCCGTGCTGCTCAAGGAGGTTGGGTTCGGTCTGGCCGATGCCCTGCTCTCATGGGCGGGTTCCCGGAAACTCACTGGTGTCGACGTGGCAGGAGTCGGAGGCACGAACTGGGCGCGTATCGAGGGAAATATCAGGGGCCTCGACTTCAGCCTTTTTGAACGGTTGGGAAGAAGCACACTGGATGTGCTTATAGCAGGCAGGAAGTTCCTCAGAGAAGAACAGCTCCTGATCGCATCGGGTGGCATCAGGACAGGTATCGATATGGCTCGCGCGCTGGCTTCAGGTGCCCACCTGGTTGCAATGGCACTCCCCTTCCTGAAATGGGCCGATATCTCTGTCGATGAGGTCGTGCGCAACGTGGATAAACTGCGGGAAGAGCTGCGCGTGGCGATGTGGTACACCGGATCGAAAGATCTAGCGGCGTTGAAAGGCAAGACGGAAAAGCGCTGACCATCAACCGATCAACCCGAAGAACAGAATAAA encodes the following:
- the fni gene encoding type 2 isopentenyl-diphosphate Delta-isomerase, which codes for MGTEKEFSAIKDVHIEICLSQPVESSRTNGLEEVTLTAGFPDFSASEIGTGTHFLGKPVSLPLVISPITGGGRLSERINRHLAQAAERLGIAMAVGSQKAMLEGSTPSDSYLVRKYAPSIPLMANLALAHVKKGRDYLLRAVESIGADAIILYVNPLQEIVQKGGDPDYTGVLEECDALLKNFPYPVLLKEVGFGLADALLSWAGSRKLTGVDVAGVGGTNWARIEGNIRGLDFSLFERLGRSTLDVLIAGRKFLREEQLLIASGGIRTGIDMARALASGAHLVAMALPFLKWADISVDEVVRNVDKLREELRVAMWYTGSKDLAALKGKTEKR